A window of Periplaneta americana isolate PAMFEO1 chromosome 7, P.americana_PAMFEO1_priV1, whole genome shotgun sequence contains these coding sequences:
- the LOC138703085 gene encoding fibrinogen silencer-binding protein-like isoform X1, translating to MIHTISECTPLRFCLNICEIMAREVTMKRMRGTNFSSFEKELLIELVNKYKEIIECKKTDGLKIKEKDETWDKLRDEYNSNGSVTSRTTKQLRQFYVNLKRSAKKARSDERVERYKTGGGQCTTKVDESVLSLIEDQIEPNSNPFDCDSEYYGKYQLHYISIIYSFKLNSFVFNNNFILFLGDAEIITTEQEARSCDIVEVIAVVHEENVNRKQLSLEDNTASLEMGTPGPASNTSLLVTPVAEALTGAENCNKQQTRVTKANLCRNNIAALAESRTTLCEKEMYLIQQKYNQEQQLLKMKMETEKLKQEAFREKLIYYKEKRKRVEDE from the exons ATGATTCATACGATTTCTGAATGCACTCCGTTGCGCTTTTGTTTGAACATCTGTGAAATAATGGCGCGCGAAGTTACCATGAAGAGGATGAGGGgcacaaatttttcttcttttgagaaAGAGTTGTTGATAGAACTAGTAAACAAGTATAAAGAAATTATAGAGTGCAAGAAAACCGATGGGTTGAAAATTAAAGAGAAGGACGAAACGTGGGACAAACTAAGAGACGAATATAATTCGAATGGGAGTGTGACATCAAGAACAACAAAACAACTGCGACAATTTTATGTTAACTTAAAAAGATCAGCTAAGAAAGCAAGGAGTGACGAACGGGTGGAAAGGTATAAAACAGGTGGTGGTCAATGTACAACTAAAGTTGATGAAAGTGTTCTGTCCCTCATAGAGGACCAAATAGAACCTAACAGCAACCCCTTCGACTGTGATTCAGAATACTATGGTAAGTACCAGTTGCATTATATTAGCATTATCTATTCATTCAAATTAAATTCGTttgtatttaataacaattttattttatttttaggtgACGCTGAAATAATTACAACCGAACAGGAAGCAAGATCTTGCGATATTGTTGAAGTCATAGCAGTAGTACACGAG gaGAATGTAAACAGAAAACAATTATCACTTGAGGACAACACAGCATCACTTGAAATGGGTACACCAGGCCCGGCGTCTAACACATCTCTTCTTGTCACTCCAGTT GCTGAAGCTTTAACAGGAGCAGAAAACTGTAACAAGCAGCAGACTCGCGTCACCAAG GCTAACCTTTGTCGTAACAACATTGCTGCACTTGCCGAGAGCAGGACAACTCTCTgtgaaaaagaaatgtatttaatcCAACAGAAATATAACCAGGAGCAACAACTGctgaaaatgaaaatggaaactgAGAAACTAAAACAAGAagcatttagagaaaaattaatatactataaagaaaaaagaaagcgtGTTGAGGATGAATAA
- the LOC138703085 gene encoding myb/SANT-like DNA-binding domain-containing protein 3 isoform X2 encodes MIHTISECTPLRFCLNICEIMAREVTMKRMRGTNFSSFEKELLIELVNKYKEIIECKKTDGLKIKEKDETWDKLRDEYNSNGSVTSRTTKQLRQFYVNLKRSAKKARSDERVERYKTGGGQCTTKVDESVLSLIEDQIEPNSNPFDCDSEYYGDAEIITTEQEARSCDIVEVIAVVHEENVNRKQLSLEDNTASLEMGTPGPASNTSLLVTPVAEALTGAENCNKQQTRVTKANLCRNNIAALAESRTTLCEKEMYLIQQKYNQEQQLLKMKMETEKLKQEAFREKLIYYKEKRKRVEDE; translated from the exons ATGATTCATACGATTTCTGAATGCACTCCGTTGCGCTTTTGTTTGAACATCTGTGAAATAATGGCGCGCGAAGTTACCATGAAGAGGATGAGGGgcacaaatttttcttcttttgagaaAGAGTTGTTGATAGAACTAGTAAACAAGTATAAAGAAATTATAGAGTGCAAGAAAACCGATGGGTTGAAAATTAAAGAGAAGGACGAAACGTGGGACAAACTAAGAGACGAATATAATTCGAATGGGAGTGTGACATCAAGAACAACAAAACAACTGCGACAATTTTATGTTAACTTAAAAAGATCAGCTAAGAAAGCAAGGAGTGACGAACGGGTGGAAAGGTATAAAACAGGTGGTGGTCAATGTACAACTAAAGTTGATGAAAGTGTTCTGTCCCTCATAGAGGACCAAATAGAACCTAACAGCAACCCCTTCGACTGTGATTCAGAATACTATG gtgACGCTGAAATAATTACAACCGAACAGGAAGCAAGATCTTGCGATATTGTTGAAGTCATAGCAGTAGTACACGAG gaGAATGTAAACAGAAAACAATTATCACTTGAGGACAACACAGCATCACTTGAAATGGGTACACCAGGCCCGGCGTCTAACACATCTCTTCTTGTCACTCCAGTT GCTGAAGCTTTAACAGGAGCAGAAAACTGTAACAAGCAGCAGACTCGCGTCACCAAG GCTAACCTTTGTCGTAACAACATTGCTGCACTTGCCGAGAGCAGGACAACTCTCTgtgaaaaagaaatgtatttaatcCAACAGAAATATAACCAGGAGCAACAACTGctgaaaatgaaaatggaaactgAGAAACTAAAACAAGAagcatttagagaaaaattaatatactataaagaaaaaagaaagcgtGTTGAGGATGAATAA